A window from Chitinophaga filiformis encodes these proteins:
- a CDS encoding DUF5458 family protein has translation MAELQKQQEQPEELQTAAAKQQPVSLQENMDILAKYGGFDLLEGAIEGVQNLNPERKARRNIFLTESTKKGEREKLKKTLELWEKVLTEAQDLPDMVSFCTEHSEQAERVLNNNLSEAVEATRELEQSYRNVALFFKNTESDKVKNVAFINVELDQLKDLDNTRFIDAIHQELVSNYDRLDLRDNYSLLVVPGYLGSNKVLEKWAKIAYENKVMLLTDFSHLDAPDDVMEMFELANLTGGEVHRSNVIMTCNWLVGRGKFDEINEQDNLYVPPSGALAGKIYRTLMSQVTAGKKFGGMNEVDGVKFELKKSEIASLEKMGLIPMVKEYGKVMAFSAKTLFNGDNIGLQTYSVVRVFDYVTKVLMDFLNRRAFENFNANTRKDLMKQIIRFLDSITGPDKLIEDFNVRKFEQDPIQKDRIHLNIHLKPYFPAKNFMIKMEGHKGEDATEWDTEYEQDKS, from the coding sequence ATGGCAGAATTACAAAAACAGCAGGAGCAGCCGGAAGAGCTGCAAACCGCGGCCGCGAAGCAGCAGCCCGTGTCCCTGCAGGAAAATATGGATATACTGGCCAAGTACGGCGGTTTCGACCTGCTGGAAGGCGCCATTGAAGGTGTACAGAACCTTAACCCCGAACGTAAAGCGCGTCGTAATATCTTCCTGACAGAAAGCACCAAAAAAGGTGAAAGGGAGAAACTGAAGAAAACCCTCGAACTCTGGGAGAAAGTGCTTACCGAAGCGCAGGACCTGCCGGATATGGTCAGCTTCTGTACAGAACATTCAGAACAGGCAGAAAGAGTGCTGAACAACAACCTGTCTGAAGCAGTGGAAGCTACACGCGAACTCGAGCAATCCTACCGTAACGTTGCACTGTTCTTCAAGAATACAGAATCAGATAAGGTAAAGAACGTTGCCTTCATCAACGTAGAGCTGGACCAGTTAAAAGACCTGGACAATACCCGCTTTATCGATGCCATTCACCAGGAGCTGGTCAGCAATTATGACCGTCTCGATCTGCGCGATAACTATAGCCTGCTGGTTGTTCCCGGTTATCTCGGCTCCAATAAGGTGTTGGAGAAATGGGCAAAGATCGCTTATGAAAATAAGGTCATGCTGCTAACAGATTTCTCTCATCTTGATGCACCTGACGATGTGATGGAAATGTTTGAACTGGCGAATCTCACCGGTGGAGAAGTACACCGTTCAAACGTGATCATGACCTGTAACTGGCTGGTAGGACGCGGCAAGTTCGACGAGATCAATGAACAGGATAACCTCTATGTTCCCCCATCCGGAGCATTGGCTGGTAAGATCTACAGAACGCTGATGTCGCAGGTAACCGCAGGTAAGAAATTCGGTGGTATGAATGAAGTGGATGGTGTAAAATTTGAACTGAAGAAGAGTGAAATAGCCAGCCTGGAAAAAATGGGGCTGATCCCTATGGTGAAGGAATATGGCAAGGTGATGGCATTCAGCGCCAAAACTTTATTCAATGGCGATAATATCGGTCTGCAGACCTACTCCGTAGTGCGTGTATTCGATTATGTTACCAAAGTGCTGATGGACTTCCTGAACCGCCGTGCTTTCGAGAACTTCAATGCGAATACCCGTAAAGACCTGATGAAACAGATCATTCGTTTCCTGGACAGCATTACGGGACCTGATAAACTGATCGAAGACTTTAATGTCCGTAAGTTTGAGCAGGACCCTATTCAGAAAGATCGTATTCACCTCAATATACATCTGAAACCATACTTCCCTGCCAAGAACTTCATGATCAAAATGGAGGGTCATAAAGGGGAAGATGCAACAGAATGGGATACCGAATATGAGCAGGATAAATCCTGA